The DNA segment CGTCTGCATATCTTGTGTATGTAAATCTATATTTTTTTGCCAATTTTTGAAATTGACTGTCTAACTTGGCGCAGAGCATATTAGATACTATGGGTGATGTAGGAGCGCCTTGAGGTAATTGGTTATCATGGCAACAAATCTGTGCTATAACCGTTGCAACTTCAGGATTTAAAGCATAAGGTAATGCCATAAACATTCCTCTTACTCTGCCAAAATTGATGGAAACAAAAAAATCTTTTAGATCAAAATTTAATACATAACGCTTACCAATATGGGCTTTTGCATTAGTTACAATATTTTTATCTTTTACAAATCCATGAACTGAAGGCTTCACTTGGTAGACACACTGCAAAACTTGATTCAGCTTTTTTTGAATTAATTTTAAAGATGTTGCAGGAGTAGATATAATACGATATCCTCCTAATTTTTTAGGTATTTGGAAAGTTGTATATCTTTGTTCGTAAGGAATTACATATAAATAATAGACTAAATCCCCATAGGGTACTTCCAAAAGTCTTGCTACATCTCTGCCACTTTTTAAAGAATAAAATTTTTTAATTAATTCATCACAATTTTTATCCAAACAAGGTTTCAGAGCCTTTATCACTTGACTCTTTTTTTCGTAATTTTCGGACATTGCTTAAACCTTTACGTTTAAAGTAGTAACTAATAATACATATTTTAATTAATAATTACTAGAGTTCTTCCTAACAGAAGAACCAACTTAAAAAATTGTGGAGACATCTAGGACATTATTCCCACTTACTCAAGGAAAACACATCTAAGACAATTCTACGTAAAGCTGACTTTATAGCTGACCGTCGCAGGATCAACAACGGCAATCAATAAATATCACTAGACATCTCCTAAATATAAAAATATATGTTTTTGGCTGTACTGTCAAGAATT comes from the Nodularia sp. NIES-3585 genome and includes:
- a CDS encoding reverse transcriptase domain-containing protein, with the protein product MSENYEKKSQVIKALKPCLDKNCDELIKKFYSLKSGRDVARLLEVPYGDLVYYLYVIPYEQRYTTFQIPKKLGGYRIISTPATSLKLIQKKLNQVLQCVYQVKPSVHGFVKDKNIVTNAKAHIGKRYVLNFDLKDFFVSINFGRVRGMFMALPYALNPEVATVIAQICCHDNQLPQGAPTSPIVSNMLCAKLDSQFQKLAKKYRFTYTRYADDITFSTTRPNLPEEIAYIIITEEPEKLEKVVLGKDIYSIVKENSFEVNQLKVRIQNDKQHQEVTSITVNTFPNVDRNYIRQIRAMIHAWEKFGLESSELEYINKYEFKARLFSGDTPKFKQVLRGKIEFLGMVKGKNDTIYKKYLTQYLELNKRDKNFFYRLFSWREGNL